A genome region from Solirubrobacter pauli includes the following:
- a CDS encoding adenosylhomocysteinase — translation MRIDWADGQMPVLRSIRERFSRDRPLDGLVVGLCLHITSETGVLVRALSAGGADVVLCASNPYATQADVAAALGDIAEVHVGAPDDWADSVAAVAARAPRIVLDDGADLLTALHSVPQLLEGMLGGTEETTTGLARLRAMDLAVPVLAVNEARAEKALNDRFGTGQSVMDGILRATNVLLAGQTVVVLGYGWTGRGVALAAQGLGASVIVCEVDPLRALEARMEGFSVTRSLDAAARGDVFITVTGGQDVLRAEHFAVMKDGAVLANAGHFDVEISLPDLRSAAQSVRDVLPLVRQYDLGGRRLNLLAGGRVVNLAAAEGHPAAVMDVSFALQALAAEALATGSFTPGVHPVPDGIEREVAALKLAALGVEIDELTPEQAAYRSLTSPPPGR, via the coding sequence TTGCGCATTGACTGGGCGGACGGGCAGATGCCCGTCCTCCGGTCGATCCGCGAGCGGTTCTCCCGCGACCGGCCCCTTGACGGGCTGGTCGTGGGGTTGTGCCTGCACATCACCTCCGAGACAGGGGTGCTCGTGCGGGCGTTGTCCGCCGGCGGCGCGGACGTGGTGCTGTGCGCCTCGAACCCGTACGCCACGCAGGCGGACGTCGCCGCCGCGTTGGGCGACATCGCGGAGGTCCACGTCGGCGCGCCCGACGACTGGGCCGACAGCGTGGCCGCCGTCGCGGCCCGCGCACCGCGGATCGTGCTCGACGACGGAGCCGACCTCCTGACCGCGCTCCACAGCGTGCCGCAGCTGCTCGAGGGCATGCTCGGCGGCACCGAGGAGACGACGACGGGGCTCGCGCGGCTACGCGCGATGGACCTCGCCGTCCCGGTGCTGGCGGTCAACGAGGCGCGCGCCGAGAAGGCGCTCAACGACCGGTTCGGCACCGGGCAGTCCGTGATGGACGGCATCCTCCGCGCGACGAACGTGCTGCTCGCCGGGCAGACCGTCGTCGTTCTCGGCTACGGCTGGACCGGGCGCGGGGTCGCGCTCGCGGCCCAGGGCCTGGGGGCGTCCGTGATCGTCTGCGAGGTCGACCCGCTCCGCGCGCTCGAGGCGCGGATGGAGGGCTTCTCCGTCACGCGGTCGCTGGACGCGGCCGCGCGCGGCGACGTGTTCATCACCGTCACCGGCGGGCAGGACGTGCTGCGCGCCGAGCACTTCGCGGTGATGAAGGACGGCGCGGTGCTGGCCAACGCGGGGCACTTCGACGTCGAGATCTCGCTGCCCGATCTGCGCTCCGCGGCGCAGTCGGTGCGTGACGTGCTGCCGCTCGTGCGCCAGTACGACCTCGGCGGCCGGCGGCTGAACCTGCTCGCCGGCGGGCGGGTCGTGAACCTCGCCGCCGCCGAAGGGCATCCGGCGGCGGTGATGGACGTGTCGTTCGCGCTGCAGGCGCTGGCGGCGGAAGCGCTGGCCACGGGGTCGTTCACCCCGGGCGTGCATCCCGTGCCCGACGGGATCGAGCGTGAGGTCGCCGCGCTGAAGCTGGCGGCGCTGGGCGTCGAGATCGACGAGCTGACGCCCGAGCAGGCCGCCTACCGCTCGCTCACATCGCCACCGCCCGGCCGCTGA
- the ahcY gene encoding adenosylhomocysteinase, producing the protein MTAITTPDYKVADIGLAAFGRKEIQLAEHEMPGLMQTRAEYADAQPLKGARITGSLHMTIQTAVLIETLVALGAEVRWASCNIFSTQDHAAAAIAEAGIPVFAWKGETLEEYWWCTEQALTWPDGEGPNMILDDGGDATLLVHLGVEYEAAGAVPSPDTADNDEHRIILETLTRNLAEDGQKWTRAAATIKGVTEETTTGVHRLYEFAKEGKLLFPAINVNDAVTKSKFDNLYGCRHSLVDGINRATDVMIAGKVCVVLGYGDVGKGCAEALRGQGGRVIVTEIDPICALQAAMEGYQVATLEDVVETADIFITTTGNKDVISAAQMQRMKHQAIVGNIGHFDNEIDMAGLAKIDGIERVEIKPQVHEWRFADGSTIIVLSEGRLLNLGNATGHPSFVMSNSFTNQTIAQIELFTKTDDYEKNVYVLPKHLDEKVARLHLDALGVRLTELTPTQAAYIGVPVEGPYKPDHYRY; encoded by the coding sequence ATGACCGCCATCACGACGCCCGACTACAAGGTCGCAGACATCGGCCTTGCCGCTTTCGGCCGCAAGGAGATCCAGCTCGCCGAGCACGAGATGCCCGGCCTGATGCAGACGCGTGCCGAGTACGCCGACGCGCAGCCGCTCAAGGGCGCGCGCATCACCGGCTCGCTGCACATGACGATCCAGACGGCCGTCCTGATCGAGACGCTCGTCGCGCTCGGTGCTGAGGTCCGTTGGGCGTCCTGCAACATCTTCTCGACGCAGGATCACGCCGCGGCGGCCATCGCCGAGGCCGGCATCCCGGTCTTCGCCTGGAAGGGCGAGACGCTCGAGGAGTACTGGTGGTGCACCGAGCAGGCGCTGACGTGGCCTGACGGCGAGGGCCCGAACATGATCCTCGACGACGGTGGCGACGCGACGCTGCTCGTCCACCTGGGCGTCGAGTACGAGGCCGCCGGCGCCGTCCCGTCGCCCGACACGGCCGACAACGACGAGCACCGCATCATCCTCGAGACGCTCACGCGCAACCTGGCCGAGGATGGTCAGAAGTGGACGCGCGCCGCGGCCACGATCAAGGGCGTGACCGAGGAGACGACGACGGGCGTGCACCGCCTGTACGAGTTCGCCAAGGAGGGCAAGCTGCTCTTCCCGGCGATCAACGTCAACGACGCGGTCACCAAGTCCAAGTTCGACAACCTCTACGGCTGCCGCCACTCGCTGGTCGACGGCATCAACCGCGCGACCGACGTGATGATCGCCGGCAAGGTGTGCGTCGTGCTCGGCTACGGCGACGTCGGCAAGGGCTGCGCCGAGGCGCTGCGTGGCCAGGGCGGCCGCGTCATCGTCACCGAGATCGACCCGATCTGCGCGCTGCAGGCCGCGATGGAGGGCTACCAGGTCGCCACGCTCGAGGACGTCGTCGAGACCGCCGACATCTTCATCACGACGACCGGCAACAAGGACGTCATCTCCGCCGCGCAGATGCAGCGGATGAAGCACCAGGCGATCGTCGGCAACATCGGCCACTTCGACAACGAGATCGACATGGCCGGCCTGGCCAAGATCGACGGCATCGAGCGCGTCGAGATCAAGCCGCAGGTCCACGAGTGGCGCTTCGCCGACGGCTCGACGATCATCGTCCTGTCCGAGGGCCGCCTGCTCAACCTCGGCAACGCGACCGGCCACCCGTCGTTCGTGATGTCGAACTCCTTCACGAACCAGACGATCGCCCAGATCGAGCTGTTCACGAAGACCGACGACTACGAGAAGAACGTCTACGTGCTCCCGAAGCACCTCGACGAGAAGGTCGCCCGCCTGCACCTCGACGCGCTCGGCGTGCGCCTGACCGAGCTGACCCCGACGCAGGCCGCCTACATCGGCGTGCCGGTCGAGGGCCCGTACAAGCCGGATCACTATCGCTACTAA
- a CDS encoding MerR family transcriptional regulator has product MDALTINEAAETTGWSPRMLRYVERVGLLEPKRSAAGYRLYGPAELQRLRTLRELLDEHDIGLSDLAFALRLRRDGELRQATDAWFEAEAQRPEDVSSSDWLRFEQTKHERLLAALARRIPTPTPETV; this is encoded by the coding sequence GTGGACGCGCTCACGATCAACGAAGCGGCTGAGACCACGGGCTGGAGCCCGCGGATGCTCCGTTACGTCGAACGCGTCGGGCTCCTCGAGCCCAAGCGCTCGGCCGCCGGCTACCGGCTGTACGGCCCGGCCGAGCTGCAGCGCCTGCGCACCTTGCGCGAGCTGCTGGACGAGCACGACATCGGCCTGTCCGATCTCGCGTTCGCCCTGCGGCTGCGCCGTGACGGTGAGCTCCGCCAGGCCACGGACGCCTGGTTCGAGGCCGAGGCGCAGCGCCCGGAGGACGTGTCGTCGTCCGACTGGCTGCGCTTCGAGCAGACGAAGCACGAGCGCCTCCTCGCCGCGCTGGCGCGCCGCATCCCCACCCCCACCCCGGAGACCGTATGA
- a CDS encoding GGDEF domain-containing protein has product MAFALLIGAVAVLAVTGWHALFVAAEAAAAALIGVRAVTVPRNRRVWALAAVGIGQWVAGGIALDLGWDAVAGVLFAGMFACEFLGLSLFLHGRIRPFPVWLAVDGVLAAFTLAALGALAYGPLRGATHSEPHIVAGLLANIVCDLVLLALVLVGFAATSWRPGRAWLFAGIGLVVTSTGDMLVVFGETTGPLVQVLWATALIFIALASWQPTPTPTATRVGWSTAALPLGAGAVAIAVALYCGIASGEPVAAFMAAGALLAALARAVLMLRENLGLLHSARREALTDKLTGLPNRRALLLQLDRAIAGQRPHTLAFFDLDGFKAYNDDFGHAAGDALLQRLAPRLAMVGGRAFRLGGDEFCLLLPHALGDDAPRVARAVAALGERGEGFQITASHGLVLIPEEAGRVEDALRLADERMYARKRHRRAGQAEQARAVLVALLDERGEDEARAAALAGEFGRRLGLADPAADVSAAYVAG; this is encoded by the coding sequence TTGGCCTTCGCCCTCTTGATCGGCGCCGTCGCGGTCCTGGCTGTGACCGGCTGGCACGCGCTGTTCGTGGCGGCCGAGGCCGCGGCCGCCGCGCTGATCGGCGTCCGGGCGGTCACCGTCCCGCGCAACCGTCGCGTGTGGGCGCTCGCGGCGGTCGGCATCGGGCAGTGGGTCGCCGGCGGCATCGCGCTGGACCTCGGCTGGGATGCGGTCGCGGGCGTCCTGTTCGCCGGCATGTTCGCCTGCGAGTTCCTCGGGTTGAGCCTCTTCCTGCACGGCCGCATCCGCCCGTTCCCCGTCTGGCTCGCCGTGGACGGCGTGCTGGCGGCGTTCACGCTCGCCGCGCTGGGAGCACTCGCCTACGGGCCGCTGCGCGGCGCGACCCACAGCGAGCCGCACATCGTCGCCGGGCTGCTGGCCAACATCGTCTGCGACCTCGTGCTGCTGGCGCTCGTCCTGGTCGGCTTCGCGGCGACGAGCTGGCGCCCGGGACGCGCCTGGCTGTTCGCCGGCATCGGGCTCGTCGTGACCTCCACGGGGGACATGCTGGTGGTGTTCGGCGAGACGACGGGCCCGCTCGTCCAGGTGCTGTGGGCGACCGCGCTCATCTTCATCGCGCTCGCGTCCTGGCAGCCGACGCCGACGCCGACGGCTACGCGGGTCGGGTGGTCGACGGCCGCGCTGCCGCTTGGCGCCGGGGCGGTTGCCATCGCGGTCGCGCTCTACTGCGGCATCGCGTCCGGCGAGCCGGTCGCGGCCTTCATGGCCGCCGGCGCGCTGCTGGCCGCGCTGGCCCGCGCGGTGCTGATGCTGCGCGAGAACCTCGGGTTGCTGCATTCCGCGCGGCGCGAGGCGCTCACCGACAAGCTGACCGGTCTCCCGAATCGGCGGGCGCTGCTGCTCCAGCTCGATCGTGCCATCGCCGGGCAACGTCCGCACACGCTCGCCTTCTTCGACCTCGACGGGTTCAAGGCCTACAACGACGACTTCGGGCACGCCGCGGGCGACGCGCTGCTGCAGCGCCTCGCCCCGCGCCTGGCCATGGTCGGCGGGCGCGCGTTCCGCCTGGGCGGGGACGAGTTCTGCTTGTTGCTGCCGCACGCGCTCGGCGACGACGCGCCCCGCGTGGCGCGCGCGGTGGCCGCGCTCGGTGAGCGCGGCGAGGGCTTCCAGATCACGGCCTCGCACGGCCTCGTGCTGATCCCGGAGGAGGCGGGCAGGGTCGAGGACGCGCTGCGCCTCGCCGACGAGCGCATGTACGCGCGCAAGCGCCACCGGCGCGCCGGACAGGCCGAGCAGGCGCGCGCCGTCCTCGTGGCGCTGCTGGATGAGCGCGGCGAGGACGAGGCACGCGCCGCGGCGCTGGCGGGCGAGTTCGGACGGCGGCTCGGCCTGGCCGATCCCGCCGCCGACGTCAGCGCGGCTTACGTCGCTGGCTGA
- a CDS encoding GGDEF domain-containing protein → MARFPHAVFGVLLAACAAYLLTGLDVLRLGAQLIAVTLLAIQTVRRPQARLAFALLTVANVAWAIGDLDPQRLNALFLVSFAFAQAGLVSLAATQLRSRWLAFDGIIVGLTAGAILTAFVSDSLVGLGLRVPATALAGDAMLVTTIVLAFAVNGWRPARAWWVIAAGEAFLVANDLTLTNPLDPPRTALAAWCAALILTSYAAFHPSAPRERRVGGVVAAAVPITGGALSVGLLMHAALTGGNPVTVVLAGGALLVGLIRAALLLAENQQLVRVARAEAVTDKLTGLPNRRALLDGLDAALAARTPHTLVFFDLDGFKEYNDAFGHAAGDALLQRLAPQLDACAGRSYRLGGDEFCLLVPARLDDASPELVAAVLALREQGDGFEISASHGLVLIPDEVDNPGEALRRADERMYARKRRRRAGQASQARAVLVQLLLERGEDEDDAAVLAGEFGRRLGLTGAAADDPRMVAAVPTG, encoded by the coding sequence GTGGCCCGTTTCCCTCACGCCGTGTTCGGCGTCCTGCTCGCTGCCTGCGCCGCCTACCTGCTGACGGGCCTCGACGTCCTGCGCCTCGGCGCGCAGCTGATCGCGGTCACGCTGCTCGCGATCCAGACGGTGCGCCGCCCGCAGGCGCGGCTCGCGTTCGCGCTGCTGACCGTCGCCAACGTCGCGTGGGCGATCGGCGACCTCGACCCCCAGCGGCTCAACGCCCTCTTCCTGGTCTCCTTCGCCTTCGCCCAGGCGGGCCTCGTGTCGCTCGCCGCGACGCAGCTGCGCAGCCGCTGGCTCGCGTTCGACGGGATCATCGTCGGCCTCACGGCGGGCGCGATCCTGACCGCCTTCGTCAGCGACTCGCTCGTCGGGCTCGGCCTGCGCGTGCCCGCCACGGCGCTCGCCGGCGACGCGATGCTGGTGACGACGATCGTGCTGGCCTTCGCCGTCAACGGCTGGCGGCCCGCCCGTGCCTGGTGGGTGATCGCGGCCGGCGAGGCGTTCCTCGTCGCCAACGACCTCACGCTCACGAACCCGCTCGACCCGCCGCGGACCGCGCTGGCCGCCTGGTGCGCGGCGCTGATCCTCACCTCGTACGCCGCCTTCCACCCGTCCGCGCCGCGTGAGCGCCGCGTCGGCGGCGTCGTCGCCGCGGCCGTCCCGATCACCGGCGGCGCGCTCAGCGTCGGCCTCCTGATGCACGCCGCGCTGACCGGCGGCAACCCGGTCACGGTCGTGCTCGCCGGCGGCGCGCTGCTCGTCGGCCTGATCCGGGCGGCGCTCCTGCTCGCCGAGAACCAGCAGCTCGTGCGGGTCGCCCGCGCCGAAGCGGTCACCGACAAGCTCACCGGGCTCCCCAACCGCCGTGCGCTCCTCGACGGCCTCGACGCCGCGCTCGCCGCCCGGACGCCGCACACGCTGGTGTTCTTCGACCTCGACGGCTTCAAGGAGTACAACGACGCGTTCGGCCACGCGGCCGGCGACGCGCTGCTGCAGCGGCTCGCCCCGCAGCTGGACGCGTGCGCGGGCCGCTCCTACCGCCTCGGCGGCGACGAGTTCTGCCTGCTCGTGCCCGCGCGGCTCGACGACGCCTCGCCCGAGCTCGTCGCGGCGGTCCTCGCGCTGCGCGAGCAGGGGGACGGCTTCGAGATCAGCGCCTCGCACGGGCTCGTGCTGATCCCGGACGAGGTCGACAACCCGGGCGAGGCGCTGCGGCGCGCCGACGAGCGGATGTACGCGCGCAAGCGGCGCCGTCGCGCCGGCCAGGCGAGCCAGGCGCGGGCCGTGCTGGTGCAGCTGCTGCTCGAGCGCGGCGAGGACGAGGACGACGCCGCGGTGCTCGCGGGCGAGTTCGGGCGACGACTGGGCCTGACCGGCGCGGCCGCGGACGACCCGCGCATGGTCGCGGCGGTCCCCACCGGCTGA
- a CDS encoding thiamine pyrophosphate-binding protein: MSSGAEVVVAALERAGVEVAFGLPGVHNLALWSALRESSIRLVGVRHEQAAAYAADGYARATGKLGVAIVTTGPGAANTLGAVGEAWASRSPILVIATDIPSVLRRPDDYRGVLHETDGQPAMFAPVTKAVHVAHAAGVVEQAAEAAIHAALTAPTRPVYLEIATDLLATQVPSVDDLPGGLDRPATMPVDAPDLSPALRALDGARRPLIWAGGGARDAAGAVHALAEALAAPVLTTYGAAGLLGPGHPLAVGLPPHVEAAGRLWDEADVVVAVGSDLDGVQTQNFAQPQPETLIAIGLEAPTNYHVDVFLAGDAAVAGELAAALPPRTGAARDLAAVRADACAALDATALRFLDAIRFALPADGNLVVDMCIPGYWLAGFHTPATPRRLQVPLGWGTLGYAFPAALGTALAGTGPTVSISGDGGFLFAAGELATMAQEQLPLTAVIVDDGGYGMLRYDQVRAGVETYGVDLHTPDFEALAASFGVWSETVFGLDDDFGEALARHIESGQPSVLVAKTPEPLVPPPNTSPNWYRKR, translated from the coding sequence ATGTCCAGTGGAGCCGAAGTTGTCGTCGCGGCGCTCGAGCGGGCAGGGGTCGAAGTGGCGTTCGGGCTGCCGGGCGTGCACAACCTCGCGCTCTGGTCCGCGCTGCGGGAGTCGTCCATCCGTCTGGTCGGCGTGCGCCACGAGCAGGCCGCGGCCTACGCCGCCGACGGCTACGCGCGGGCGACCGGCAAGCTCGGCGTCGCGATCGTCACCACGGGCCCGGGTGCGGCGAACACGCTCGGCGCCGTCGGCGAGGCGTGGGCGTCGCGCTCGCCGATCCTGGTGATCGCGACCGACATCCCGTCGGTGCTGCGGCGCCCCGACGACTACCGCGGCGTCCTGCACGAGACCGACGGCCAGCCGGCGATGTTCGCCCCGGTCACCAAGGCGGTCCATGTCGCGCACGCGGCGGGCGTGGTCGAGCAGGCCGCGGAGGCTGCGATCCACGCCGCGCTGACCGCCCCGACACGGCCCGTGTACCTCGAGATCGCGACGGACCTGCTGGCGACGCAGGTCCCGAGCGTCGACGACCTCCCGGGCGGTCTCGACCGTCCGGCCACGATGCCCGTGGACGCGCCGGACCTCTCCCCCGCGCTGCGCGCGCTGGACGGCGCCCGGCGCCCGTTGATCTGGGCCGGTGGCGGCGCCCGCGACGCGGCCGGAGCCGTCCACGCGCTGGCCGAGGCGCTCGCCGCGCCGGTGCTCACCACGTACGGCGCCGCCGGCCTCCTCGGCCCCGGCCACCCGCTGGCGGTCGGCCTACCGCCGCACGTGGAGGCCGCCGGCCGGCTGTGGGACGAGGCGGACGTCGTGGTCGCGGTCGGCTCGGACCTGGACGGCGTCCAGACCCAGAACTTCGCCCAGCCGCAGCCCGAGACGCTGATCGCCATCGGGCTCGAGGCGCCGACGAACTACCACGTCGACGTCTTCCTGGCCGGCGACGCGGCCGTCGCCGGCGAGCTGGCGGCGGCGCTGCCCCCGCGCACCGGGGCGGCGCGCGACCTGGCGGCGGTCCGCGCCGACGCCTGCGCCGCGCTGGACGCGACCGCGCTGCGCTTCCTGGACGCGATCCGCTTCGCGCTCCCGGCCGACGGCAACCTCGTCGTCGACATGTGCATCCCCGGCTACTGGCTGGCCGGCTTCCACACGCCGGCCACACCGCGGCGGCTGCAGGTGCCGCTCGGCTGGGGGACGCTCGGCTACGCGTTCCCGGCCGCGCTCGGCACCGCCCTGGCCGGCACGGGCCCGACGGTCTCGATCTCCGGCGACGGCGGCTTCCTGTTCGCCGCGGGCGAGCTCGCGACGATGGCGCAGGAGCAGCTCCCGCTGACCGCCGTGATCGTCGACGACGGCGGCTACGGCATGCTCCGCTACGACCAGGTCCGCGCTGGCGTCGAGACCTACGGCGTGGACCTGCACACCCCGGACTTCGAAGCGCTCGCGGCGTCCTTCGGCGTCTGGTCGGAGACGGTGTTCGGCCTCGACGACGACTTCGGCGAGGCGCTCGCCCGCCACATCGAGTCCGGCCAGCCGTCCGTGCTCGTGGCCAAGACGCCCGAGCCGCTCGTGCCGCCGCCCAACACGTCGCCGAACTGGTACCGCAAGCGCTAG
- a CDS encoding aldehyde dehydrogenase family protein, translated as MSSTVAATTVASIVDGEARQDAPGGRLTSTNPAKLDDAVAEILLGDAQTFVDAAAAARAAQKDWAKVPAPARGRVIAQVGRLFEANKEALAALVTREIGKPYPEALGEVQEIVDTCDFFLGEGRRLYGQTVPSEMPDKQLFTFRVPVGVAAIITAGNFPVAVPAWYLVPAILCGNAVVWKPAEYSAALGDAMVRIFHAGGVPAGVLHLVQASGTDTFEGLKASLEAGLVDKVGFTGSSAVGAEIGALCGRHLQSPCLELGGKNPMVVMDDADVDLAVEGALFGGYGTAGQRCTSLGTAIVHESVHDEFVAKLRERLSASPVGDPTADGVLYGPMIHERFAERFEDWLGLIRDHHDVVGPRGRITADNPRDGFVGDPDGGIFYHPTLVVGVTADDEIYSTETFGPIVGVAKFSDFDEAMELANGHGYGLSSAIYTRSGENAFRFRERITAGMVSVNNSTSGAEAHLPFGGNGKSGNGSRQSGIWVLDQFTRWQSMNWDYAGKLQKAQMDNVELPSDQDFRL; from the coding sequence ATGTCCTCCACCGTTGCCGCGACCACCGTCGCCTCGATCGTCGACGGCGAGGCGCGCCAGGACGCTCCCGGCGGCCGCCTGACGTCCACCAACCCCGCCAAGCTCGACGACGCGGTCGCCGAGATCCTGCTCGGCGACGCGCAGACCTTCGTCGACGCCGCGGCGGCCGCGCGCGCCGCGCAGAAGGACTGGGCGAAGGTCCCCGCGCCTGCGCGCGGGCGCGTGATCGCGCAGGTGGGACGGCTGTTCGAGGCCAACAAGGAGGCGCTCGCCGCGCTCGTCACGCGCGAGATCGGCAAGCCGTACCCGGAGGCGCTCGGCGAGGTCCAGGAGATCGTCGACACGTGCGACTTCTTCCTCGGCGAAGGGCGGCGGCTGTACGGCCAGACGGTGCCGTCGGAGATGCCGGACAAGCAGCTGTTCACGTTCCGCGTGCCGGTCGGCGTGGCCGCGATCATCACGGCCGGCAACTTCCCGGTCGCGGTGCCCGCCTGGTACCTCGTGCCCGCGATCCTGTGCGGCAACGCGGTCGTCTGGAAGCCGGCGGAGTACAGCGCCGCGCTCGGCGACGCGATGGTCCGGATCTTCCACGCCGGCGGCGTGCCCGCGGGCGTCCTGCACCTGGTGCAGGCGAGCGGGACGGACACCTTCGAGGGCCTGAAGGCGTCCTTGGAAGCCGGCCTGGTCGACAAGGTGGGCTTCACCGGCTCGAGCGCGGTCGGCGCGGAGATCGGCGCGCTCTGCGGGCGTCACCTGCAGTCGCCGTGCCTGGAGCTCGGCGGCAAGAACCCGATGGTCGTGATGGACGACGCCGACGTCGACCTCGCCGTCGAAGGCGCCCTCTTCGGCGGCTACGGCACCGCCGGCCAGCGCTGCACGTCGCTCGGCACCGCGATCGTCCACGAGTCGGTCCACGACGAGTTCGTCGCCAAGCTGCGCGAGCGCCTGAGCGCCTCCCCGGTGGGCGACCCGACCGCGGACGGCGTGCTCTACGGCCCGATGATCCACGAGCGCTTCGCCGAGCGCTTCGAGGACTGGCTCGGCCTGATCCGCGACCACCACGACGTCGTCGGCCCGCGCGGCCGGATCACGGCCGACAACCCGCGCGACGGCTTCGTCGGCGACCCCGACGGCGGGATCTTCTACCACCCGACGCTCGTCGTCGGCGTGACCGCCGACGACGAGATCTACTCGACCGAGACGTTCGGCCCGATCGTCGGCGTCGCCAAGTTCAGCGACTTCGACGAGGCGATGGAGCTCGCCAACGGCCACGGCTACGGCCTCTCGAGCGCGATCTACACGCGCTCGGGCGAGAACGCGTTCCGCTTCCGCGAGCGCATCACCGCCGGCATGGTCTCCGTCAACAACTCGACGAGCGGGGCCGAGGCGCACCTGCCGTTCGGCGGCAACGGCAAGTCCGGCAACGGCTCCCGCCAGTCCGGCATCTGGGTGCTCGACCAGTTCACGCGCTGGCAGTCGATGAACTGGGACTACGCCGGCAAGCTGCAGAAGGCCCAGATGGACAACGTCGAGCTGCCCTCGGACCAGGACTTCCGCTTGTAG
- a CDS encoding phosphatase PAP2 family protein, with amino-acid sequence MKLARDAFLVLAALALCPVVALLAPDEAPLDRTRALADAERALGLFFEPAVHEWVAARPALLTAAGLFYVWVHVPATIGALIWARLERPRAFPFARDVFLVTQAITVAGYLAFPVAPPRMAPELGFTDTLSAVYGTGGEALAHSVQSPYAAMPSGHVAFALIAAGTVFALVRSRVLRVGAVLYVGLVVAIIIGTANHFWVDAAGGALAAALGLLTISIQRRVGARMRGDDGDGAQEALTRGGDRRGPGRPGAGAAAAGAGLRGDGARAALRARRPGRSAAR; translated from the coding sequence GTGAAGCTCGCCCGGGACGCGTTCCTCGTCCTCGCCGCGCTCGCGCTGTGCCCCGTGGTGGCGCTGCTCGCGCCGGACGAGGCACCTCTCGATCGGACCCGCGCGCTCGCTGACGCCGAGCGCGCGCTGGGCCTGTTTTTCGAGCCGGCCGTGCACGAGTGGGTCGCGGCGCGGCCGGCGCTCCTCACCGCCGCCGGGCTGTTCTACGTGTGGGTGCACGTGCCGGCGACGATCGGCGCGCTGATCTGGGCCCGGCTCGAGCGGCCCCGCGCGTTCCCGTTCGCGCGCGACGTGTTCCTGGTGACCCAGGCGATCACCGTCGCCGGGTACCTGGCGTTCCCGGTCGCGCCGCCGCGGATGGCGCCGGAGCTCGGCTTCACGGACACGCTGAGCGCCGTGTACGGGACGGGCGGCGAGGCGCTCGCGCACTCGGTCCAGAGCCCCTACGCGGCGATGCCGAGCGGGCACGTGGCGTTCGCGCTGATCGCGGCGGGAACGGTGTTCGCGCTCGTGCGCTCCCGGGTGCTGCGGGTCGGCGCCGTGCTCTACGTCGGGCTCGTGGTGGCGATCATCATCGGCACCGCCAACCACTTCTGGGTCGACGCCGCGGGTGGGGCGCTCGCCGCGGCGCTCGGGTTGCTGACAATTTCGATCCAACGGCGCGTCGGCGCCCGTATGAGGGGTGATGACGGTGACGGCGCTCAGGAAGCGCTCACGCGCGGTGGTGATCGGCGCGGGCCTGGGCGGCCTGGCGCTGGCGCTGCGGCTGCAGGGGCAGGGCTACGAGGTGACGGTGCTCGAGCAGCGCTCCGCGCCCGGCGGCCGGGCCGCTCAGCTGCGCGATAG